The following coding sequences lie in one Pseudomonas svalbardensis genomic window:
- a CDS encoding response regulator, with protein sequence MQHVDHILIVDDDREIRELVGNYLKKNGLRTTVVSDGRQMRTFLESTPVDLIVLDIMMPGDDGLMLCRELRAGKHKATPVLMLTARNDETDRIIGLEMGADDYLVKPFAARELLARINAVLRRTRMLPPNLVVTESGRLLAFGRWRLDTSARHLLDEDGTMVALSGAEYRLLRVFLDHPQRVLNRDQLLNLTQGRDADLFDRSIDLLVSRLRQRLLDDAREPAYIKTVRSEGYVFSLPVEVLGAPS encoded by the coding sequence ATGCAACACGTCGATCACATTCTTATCGTGGACGATGACCGCGAGATCCGGGAACTGGTAGGCAACTACCTCAAGAAGAACGGTCTGCGCACCACCGTCGTGTCGGATGGACGGCAAATGCGCACCTTCCTGGAGTCCACGCCGGTGGACCTGATCGTGCTCGACATCATGATGCCGGGCGACGATGGCCTGATGCTGTGCCGTGAGTTGCGCGCCGGCAAGCACAAGGCCACGCCAGTGCTGATGCTCACCGCGCGCAACGATGAAACCGACCGCATCATCGGCCTGGAAATGGGCGCCGACGATTACCTGGTCAAGCCGTTCGCTGCCCGTGAACTGCTCGCCCGCATCAACGCCGTGCTGCGCCGCACACGGATGCTACCGCCCAACCTGGTGGTCACCGAAAGCGGTCGCTTGCTGGCCTTCGGGCGCTGGCGCCTGGACACCTCGGCCCGGCACTTGCTCGATGAGGACGGCACGATGGTCGCGCTCAGTGGCGCGGAATATCGGTTGCTGCGGGTGTTCCTCGATCATCCTCAGCGGGTGCTCAATCGCGATCAACTGCTGAACCTGACCCAAGGCCGCGATGCTGACCTGTTCGACCGCTCCATCGACTTGCTGGTCAGCCGCTTGCGCCAGCGCTTGCTGGACGATGCCCGCGAACCGGCCTACATCAAAACCGTGCGCAGTGAAGGCTATGTGTTTTCGCTGCCGGTGGAAGTACTCGGGGCGCCATCATGA